The Streptomyces sp. NL15-2K genome contains a region encoding:
- a CDS encoding DUF5925 domain-containing protein: MSANPHDALPIRLNVDDSDSPSDVVDALFLGRFATGEQPYSHAANIDRVRSGATLLPPGASVLRVARDDDRSATLAEGDGWTLLISRWNRGADVTVTATTAELAAKILDQATDGAADEPEPQPENVTMGFWYVSPRRGPHRTTRQISAGTWDEVRDNYTAPVADAMDRLMKTTPEDIAGRLLLLHGPPGTGKTSALRTLARSWRDWCQVDCVLDPERLFSDVGYLMDIAIGEEDATGKGRWRLLLLEDCDELIRGEAKHTAGQALSRLLNLTDGLLGQGRNVLVGVTTNEDLERLHPAVVRPGRCLARIEVGPLTRREAVSWLGSEEGVGREGATLAELYALRRGTSPTSLPEPRPGADAGLYL, translated from the coding sequence ATGTCTGCGAACCCACACGACGCTCTGCCGATCCGGCTCAACGTCGACGACAGCGACTCGCCGTCCGACGTCGTCGACGCGCTGTTCCTCGGCCGCTTCGCGACGGGCGAGCAGCCGTACTCGCACGCGGCCAACATCGACCGCGTCCGGTCCGGGGCGACCCTGCTCCCGCCGGGCGCTTCGGTGCTGCGCGTGGCCCGCGACGACGACCGCAGCGCGACGCTGGCCGAGGGCGACGGCTGGACCCTGCTGATCTCCCGCTGGAACCGGGGCGCCGACGTCACGGTCACGGCGACCACCGCCGAACTGGCGGCGAAGATCCTCGACCAGGCCACGGACGGCGCGGCGGACGAACCCGAGCCGCAGCCGGAGAACGTGACGATGGGCTTCTGGTACGTGTCCCCGAGGCGGGGCCCGCACCGCACCACCCGCCAGATCTCGGCGGGCACCTGGGACGAGGTGCGGGACAACTACACCGCGCCGGTGGCGGACGCCATGGACCGCCTGATGAAGACGACGCCGGAGGACATCGCCGGCCGGCTGCTCCTGCTGCACGGCCCGCCCGGCACCGGCAAGACCTCCGCGCTGCGGACGCTGGCCCGGTCCTGGCGGGACTGGTGCCAGGTGGACTGCGTACTGGACCCGGAGCGGCTGTTCAGCGATGTCGGCTACCTGATGGACATCGCGATCGGCGAGGAGGACGCCACCGGCAAGGGCCGCTGGCGGCTGCTGCTGCTGGAGGACTGCGACGAACTGATCCGCGGGGAGGCCAAGCACACGGCGGGCCAGGCGCTGTCCCGGCTGCTGAACCTCACGGACGGCCTGCTGGGCCAGGGCCGCAACGTCCTGGTCGGTGTGACGACCAACGAGGACCTGGAGCGCCTCCACCCGGCCGTGGTCCGCCCCGGCCGCTGCCTGGCCCGCATCGAGGTGGGGCCGCTGACCCGCCGGGAGGCGGTGAGCTGGCTGGGCTCCGAGGAGGGCGTCGGCCGAGAGGGCGCGACACTGGCGGAGCTGTACGCACTGCGCCGGGGCACGTCCCCGACGTCACTGCCGGAGCCGCGGCCGGGGGCGGACGCGGGGTTGTATCTGTAG